The following proteins are co-located in the Cryptococcus neoformans var. grubii H99 chromosome 1, complete sequence genome:
- a CDS encoding alpha-mannosidase, which produces MGSHNPITSSKLDYPQRTTEAKYKHLGSIRGRLDQFIGGHYANYNLSSLLYAHRLDDSEHVKLEVWSAPGLTKPTFEEAKRQTFKSTKKGESFGPSWTNHWFKVTLYIPKEWSDYEKVQFEFDCSGEAMIFTTDGDPIHGLTGGFGEDRRVEFIIPHSARNAGVAHYYIEASCNGMFGINNMDPPDPNRYYRLNSADLVVPNEEAWRLMWDFNAIHQVYNALPDDSALAKKAQWVANEILNAFETGSLESVARGREVAQTILGKDWEKKLQEESENAGMEKGVLWGIGHCHIDTAWLWPFHVTQQKSARSWSTQCDLMDRYPEHRFSATQAQQFKWVEQLYPSLFARIKEKVSEGNFQPLGATWVEMDTNLPSGEALVRQFLYGQRYYESRFGFRSDTFVLPDTFGYSSQLPQISRQAGAENFFTQKLSWNSINNFPHSTFNWVGLDGSQVLTHMTPVDNYNSQCNIDDIRRGVTGHKNLDVTSEALLLFGNGDGGGGPTPPMLEKLRRARAIGQRPDAGGQLPLVKMGGSFSEFFYSVRKETENGTRLPYWRGELYFELHRGTYTSHASIKKGNRKSEILMRQAEYAATIASLVDTDYEYPKERFDVAWEDLLLCQFHDVLPGSGIAMIYEDAEKKYAALHSSITGILNEANSILFKQSTPLDFPSPAEVQGQVFAINTIPNYSRREVIEVHLGKGATGLRQVSAQVTDDGKKGWLLMSTENNGGMVALPKGVYASPRVTIVLGKDDVAVMSNDNISLQIKDGRIASIYDKALERELVAPGQTGGLVIMEDHPNFWDAWDVDEFHLEKQKHLKFGSLRVKENGPLRGIISTTCRVGKSLIQIDIVMDAIGASMKPGARSMIRFDAVIDWKEKHQFLKFELPLDIYSDFATYDTQFGTVARPTRRNTSWDAAKFEVCAHKFADLSEYGYGVAILNDCKYGYATQGNVMRLSLLRAPTQPDADCDIGTHSFSFAIYPHTSTFIESDVAQVAYAFNSPLSVRCAPKNFLANVSPLARSSPFTLEGAANVMLETIKRGEDDQFSGDKTKTIILRVYEHLGGHAKVKLNITHLAVVKAELVNILEDHLETLHFYPLDGKGKATSDLGDEDNPHAGDNVYVQLNLRGYEVQTVRLTVKSKKSKAEPEGWIKL; this is translated from the exons ATGGGAAGCCATAACCCTATCACATCCTCCAAGTTGGACTACCCTCAGAGGACTACCGAGGCGA AGTACAAGCACCTGGGGTCCATTCGCGGTCGTCTTGATCAATTTATC GGGGGCCATTACGCAAATTATAacctttcctctcttctgTATGCTCACCGCTTAGACGACTCAGAACATGTTAAACTCGAAGTATGGTCAGCGCCCGGTCTCACCAAGCCCACttttgaagaagccaaaCGCCAGACTTTCAAATCTACAAAGAAGGGTGAATCTTTTGGGCCAAGCTGGACGAATCATTGGTTCAAAGTCACCCTTTACATCCCCAAGGAGTGGTCAGATTATGAGAAGGTCCAGTTTGAATTTGACTGTTCTGGTGAAGCCATGATATTCACAACAGATGGTGATCCCATCCATGGTCTGACGGGTGGGTTTGGGGAGGACCGACGTGTTGAATTTATCATCCCCCACTCTGCTCGGAATGCTGGAGTCGCCCATTATTATATCGAGGCAAGCTGTAACGGCATGTTCGGTATCAATAACATGGACCCCCCTGATCCTAATAGGTACTATCGGTTGAACTCCGCCGATTTGGTAGTCCCAAACGAGGAAGCATGGAGGTTGATGTGGGACTTCAACGCAATCCACCAAGTGTACAATGCCCTCCCAGATGATTCAGCTCTCGCCAAAAAGGCGCAATGGGTGGCCAATGAGATATTAAATGCGTTCGAGACGGGAAGCCTAGAGAGTGTTGCCAGGGGGCGAGAAGTGGCACAAACGATCCTTGGTAAAgattgggagaagaaacttcaggaggagagcgagaatgctgggatggagaagggggTACTCTGGGGCATTGGACATTG CCATATTGACACTGCCTGGCTCTGGCCTTTCCACGTGACCCAGCAGAAATCTGCTCGATCTTGGTCAACTCAGTGCGATCTTATGGACCGTTATCCCGAACATCGCTTTTCCGCTACCCAAGCTCAACAATTCAAATGGGTGGAACAACTTTATCCCTCGCTTTTTGCTAGgatcaaggaaaaggtaTCTGAGGGTAATTTTCAACCTCTTGGAGCGACGTGGGTTGAAATGGATACCAACCTACCCTCAGGTGAAGCTTTGGTAAGGCAATTCCTGTATGGACAGAGGTATTATGAGAGCAGGTTCGGCTTTAGGTCTGATACGTTCGTTTTACCTGACACTT TTGGTTACTCCAGTCAGCTTCCTCAAATCTCTCGACAAGCAGGAGCCGAAAATTTCTTCACGCAGAAGCTGTCATGGAACTCTATCAACAACTTCCCGCACAGTACATTCAACTGGGTAGGATTGGATGGGTCTCAGGTTTTGACGCACATGACTCCTGTTGACAATTACAACTCTCA GTGTAATATCGATGACATCCGACGAGGAGTTACTGGTCATAAAAATCTCGATGTCACTT CTGAGGCTCTCCTCTTGTTTGGCAACGGTGACGGTGGCGGCGGTCCCACTCCTCCCATGCTGGAGAAACTCCGCCGAGCTCGAGCTATCGGTCAGCGCCCTGATGCAGGAGGTCAACTGCCGCTTGTCAAGATGGGCGGAAGCTTCTCCGAGTTCTTTTATAGCGTTAGGAAGGAAACAGAGAATGGGACCAGGCTGCCTTATTGGAGGGGAGAACTGTACTTCGAACTACATAGAGGAACGTATACTTCGCATGCCTCAATTAAAAAGGGTAACAGGAAGAGTGAAATCCTTATGAGGCAGGCGGAGTATGCTGCCACCATAGCCAGCCTTGTTGATACTGATTATGAGTATCCCAAAGAG CGCTTCGATGttgcttgggaagatctGTTACTTTGTCAGTTCCATGATGTTTTGCCTGGAAGTGGTATCGCTATG ATCTATGAAGATGCTGAAAAGAAATATGCCGCACTCCATTCTTCAATCACTGGTATTTTGAATGAGGCAAACTCCATCCTCTTTAAGCAATCAACTCCTCTAGATTTTCCGTCTCCTGCAGAAGTCCAAGGCCAGGTATTCGCCATAAACACAATTCCCAATTATTCTCGTCGGGAAGTCATTGAAGTGCATCTAGGAAAAGGGGCCACCGGCCTTCGGCAAGTATCTGCGCAGGTCACagatgatggaaagaaagggTGGCTGTTAATGAGCACGGAAAACAATGGAGGAATGGTTGCGCTACCTAAGGGGGTTTACGCCTCGCCTCGGGTGACAA TTGTCCTGGGGAAAGATGACGTAGCCGTGATGTCGAACGACAATATCTCTTTGCAAATCAAAGACGGGAGAATTGCCAGTATCTACGACAAAGCTTTGGA GAGAGAGCTTGTGGCTCCTGGGCAGACAGGCGGCTTGGTCATCATGGAAGATCATCCGAACTTTTGGGA CGCATG GGATGTTGACGAATTTCATCTGGAGAAACAAAAGCATCTCAAATTTGGCTCACTACGTGTCAAAGAGAACGGTCCTCTAAGGGGCATCATTAGCACCACCTGCCGAGTAGGGAAAAGTCTTATCCAAATCGAC ATCGTTATGGACGCTATTGGAGCTTCTATGAAGCCCGGCGCCCGTAGCATGATACGATTCGACGCCGTTAT TgattggaaagagaaacatCAATTCCTGAAGT TCGAACTTCCGCTTGATATCTACTCTGACTTTGCCACCTATGATACGCAATTCGGAACTGTTGCTCGGCCCACTCGCAGGAACACCAGCTGGGATGCCGCCAA ATTCGAGGTCTGCGCGCACAAGTTTGCTGACTTATCCGAG TATGGATATGGCGTCGCAATCCTCAACGACTGCAAATATGGCTA CGCCACACAGGGTAATGTCATGCGTCTTTCGCTTTTACGAGCCCCTACCCAGCCAGACGCAGATTGCGATATTGGAACGCATTCGTTTTCATTTGCCATTTATCCTCATACTAGTACTTTCATTGAAAGTGATGTGGCCCAAGTCGCCTATGCCTTCAATTCACCATTGTCCG TGCGTTGTGCTCCGAAGAACTTTTTGGCAAATGTTTCACCTTTGGCCAGATCATCTCCCTTTACACTTGAAGGAGCTGCCAATGTCATGCTGGAGACCATTAAACGAGGCGAGGATGACCAATTCTCTGGTGATAAGACCAAGACCATCATTTTGAGGGTATACGAGCATCTCGGTGGCCATGCTAAAGTCAAGCTCAACAT AACGCATCTGGCTGTGGTGAAGGCCGAGCTTGTCAACATCCTGGAAGACCATCTTGAAACTCTTCACTTCTATCCATTGGACGGCAAGGGAAAAGCAA